In Panacibacter ginsenosidivorans, the following proteins share a genomic window:
- a CDS encoding T9SS type A sorting domain-containing protein yields the protein MYPSLLKTIFKKLTFIFLSTLFLVLVEKSYSQIAFDKTFGNNGFVMSDFGEDDVCYSIKLLDNNNILAVGSITIFDGFNHRDFALARYLPNGNLDLSFGVNGLIHTDIGSRSDDVAKCVEILPNKKILVAGSTKTDADFAVLRYSESGIIDSTFGENGKSLIDFGGWDYCTSIAIQKDEKILLSGYRFLNETEPAIVTVRVTSEGHIDSSFGHEGKVITTFRNLTYGVSLLIQDDSKIIVSGFEPYYDDSLPQPVVIRYNMYGAIDSSFATNGVFKKSFPNIISEVSSSVLTTDKKILLGCSGVSFGHWNASFLQLNNNGTIDSSFGENGLSISSFSGLNVYSQKIILQNDGKFIAGGTAETESSNKDFILARYSSKGILDSSFGVFGKVVATIPERNEYLNSLAIQPDKKIVIGGSSQNLHHYNGKFALARYSNEIVLATSLQNFTVSKIDHKALLTWQTKSEQNNNYFSVQRSIDGNTFFEISQIKSKGNSNTLQYYSFTDIKPKAGTNYYRLKQVDADNHFIYSSIIKVDFNETTAIKITPNLVQRLLVVKGLGSAKSLVIADITGNIKGKANSVNDVYNWDVQQLTAGTYYLIVEDKGKQIVSLKFIKQ from the coding sequence ATGTACCCAAGCCTTCTGAAAACCATCTTCAAAAAGTTAACCTTTATTTTTTTATCAACCCTGTTTTTAGTTTTAGTAGAAAAAAGTTATAGCCAAATTGCCTTTGATAAAACCTTTGGTAACAATGGTTTTGTTATGTCTGACTTTGGGGAAGATGATGTGTGTTATTCCATTAAATTATTAGACAATAACAACATACTTGCTGTTGGTTCAATAACTATATTCGATGGCTTTAATCACAGAGATTTTGCCTTAGCAAGATACTTACCTAACGGTAATCTCGATCTTTCTTTTGGAGTTAATGGTTTAATACATACTGATATAGGCTCAAGATCAGACGATGTTGCTAAATGCGTTGAAATACTACCAAACAAAAAAATATTGGTAGCAGGTTCGACCAAAACCGATGCTGACTTTGCCGTACTACGTTATAGCGAATCAGGTATAATTGATTCAACGTTTGGCGAAAATGGTAAATCATTAATAGATTTTGGAGGTTGGGATTACTGTACTTCAATAGCAATTCAAAAAGACGAAAAGATATTACTTTCCGGGTATAGATTTCTGAATGAAACTGAACCAGCTATAGTTACAGTAAGAGTAACTTCGGAGGGGCACATAGACTCAAGCTTTGGGCATGAAGGTAAAGTAATAACTACTTTTAGAAATCTGACTTACGGAGTTTCGCTTCTTATCCAAGATGACTCAAAAATTATTGTATCGGGCTTTGAACCCTATTACGATGATTCACTCCCACAACCTGTTGTTATTCGTTATAATATGTACGGTGCTATTGATTCCTCCTTTGCAACAAATGGAGTATTTAAAAAAAGCTTTCCCAACATAATATCCGAAGTATCATCTTCCGTGCTTACTACAGATAAAAAAATTCTTTTAGGCTGTTCTGGTGTAAGTTTTGGTCATTGGAATGCCAGTTTTTTGCAGCTAAATAACAATGGCACAATAGATTCTTCTTTTGGAGAAAATGGGTTATCAATTTCTTCATTTTCAGGGCTTAATGTGTATTCTCAAAAAATTATTCTGCAAAACGATGGTAAGTTTATTGCAGGAGGGACAGCCGAAACGGAATCGTCTAACAAAGACTTTATTTTAGCAAGGTATTCAAGCAAGGGAATATTAGATTCTTCTTTTGGCGTTTTTGGTAAAGTAGTTGCAACGATCCCTGAAAGAAATGAATACTTAAATTCACTTGCGATTCAACCCGATAAAAAAATTGTCATTGGAGGTTCATCACAAAATTTGCATCACTACAATGGCAAATTTGCATTAGCTCGTTATAGTAACGAAATTGTTCTTGCCACTTCATTACAAAACTTTACAGTGTCAAAAATCGACCATAAAGCTTTACTTACCTGGCAAACAAAATCTGAACAAAACAACAATTACTTTTCCGTTCAACGAAGTATTGATGGCAATACCTTTTTTGAGATCAGCCAAATCAAATCCAAGGGTAACAGTAATACTTTACAGTATTATAGTTTTACGGATATCAAACCGAAAGCAGGTACTAACTATTATCGTTTAAAACAGGTAGATGCAGACAATCATTTTATTTATTCTTCGATTATTAAAGTTGATTTCAATGAGACAACTGCAATAAAAATTACTCCTAATCTCGTACAGCGTTTACTTGTGGTGAAAGGTTTGGGGTCAGCAAAAAGTCTTGTGATAGCAGATATAACAGGAAACATTAAAGGTAAAGCCAATTCAGTTAATGATGTATATAATTGGGATGTTCAACAATTGACTGCAGGTACCTATTATTTGATTGTTGAAGATAAAGGAAAACAAATCGTTTCACTAAAATTTATAAAACAATAG
- the rodA gene encoding rod shape-determining protein RodA yields the protein MANISPISKGVDWLVVWLYAILVAIGILCIFMVEYNPDTFTFSSFISFNTNYSKQLLFAGICAIVAIFILLSDSKLYTAFANLFYVFGIGLMFLTFVIGKDINGSKSWIPLGGGFNLQPAELCKIFTSLALAKYLSQLDLDFTKTKSQVIAAAIALSPAMLSIMQNETGLALAYSSFFIVMYREGLPGIILIIGFSVGALVVATLVMEPNTLAIILTVIAAGFIYFLRWQIKRNRGMLILIIAVWGLSVGIQRFAVPYVFNNVFQCYQAQRIYSMVGKDYDCSQNRSAKISEANDKKVTKPDDYNVRQSKIAIGSGGIIGKGFLKGTQTRGKYVPEQHTDFIFTSLGEAFGFTGCLIFLGLYFLLLFRIIFIAERQRSTFSRVYAYSIASIIFFHIAVNVCMTIGLFPIIGIPLPLISYGGSSLLTFTVLIFILVRLDADRQMVLR from the coding sequence ATGGCTAATATATCTCCTATTTCGAAAGGTGTTGACTGGCTGGTGGTATGGCTTTACGCTATATTAGTTGCTATTGGTATACTTTGCATTTTTATGGTAGAATATAACCCTGATACTTTTACCTTTTCTTCTTTTATTTCTTTTAACACTAATTATAGTAAGCAGTTATTGTTTGCAGGTATTTGTGCTATTGTTGCTATTTTCATTTTACTCAGCGATAGTAAATTGTATACCGCGTTTGCCAACTTGTTTTATGTATTTGGCATTGGGTTGATGTTCTTAACTTTTGTAATAGGCAAAGACATTAATGGCTCTAAAAGCTGGATACCATTAGGCGGTGGCTTTAACCTGCAACCGGCAGAGCTTTGTAAAATCTTTACTTCACTTGCATTGGCAAAATATTTATCACAGCTTGATCTTGATTTTACAAAGACAAAATCTCAGGTTATTGCTGCTGCTATTGCTTTGTCGCCGGCCATGCTTTCTATTATGCAAAATGAAACAGGTCTTGCATTAGCCTATTCCAGTTTTTTTATTGTTATGTATAGGGAAGGTTTGCCTGGCATTATCCTTATCATTGGTTTTTCTGTAGGTGCACTGGTTGTAGCAACACTTGTAATGGAGCCAAATACACTGGCTATTATTTTAACGGTTATCGCTGCGGGCTTTATTTATTTCCTGCGTTGGCAAATAAAAAGAAACCGCGGCATGCTTATATTAATCATTGCAGTGTGGGGTTTATCTGTAGGCATACAGCGCTTTGCGGTGCCTTATGTTTTCAATAATGTTTTTCAGTGTTACCAGGCGCAACGTATCTATAGCATGGTGGGTAAAGATTATGATTGCAGCCAGAACCGCAGTGCAAAGATCAGCGAGGCGAATGACAAAAAAGTAACCAAGCCCGATGATTATAATGTGCGTCAAAGCAAGATTGCCATTGGCTCAGGTGGGATCATTGGAAAAGGATTTTTAAAAGGCACGCAAACACGCGGCAAGTATGTTCCGGAACAGCATACAGATTTTATTTTTACTTCCTTGGGCGAAGCATTTGGTTTTACAGGTTGTTTAATATTTCTTGGATTATATTTTCTATTGCTATTCAGAATAATATTTATTGCAGAGCGGCAACGCAGTACATTCAGCCGTGTATATGCTTACTCAATAGCGAGCATTATCTTTTTTCATATCGCTGTTAATGTATGTATGACCATTGGTCTTTTCCCAATTATTGGTATACCGCTGCCATTGATAAGTTACGGCGGTTCTTCATTACTAACTTTTACTGTATTAATTTTTATTCTTGTAAGATTGGATGCAGACAGGCAAATGGTATTAAGGTAA
- the mrdA gene encoding penicillin-binding protein 2 — protein MPVYNQSRSRVIQLIFIAIFLVIIGQLLHLQLFSTDLKIQAENNAIFRKVVYPDRGIIYDRKKRAVLENTIMYDLVVTPNQIKGTDTAALCKILSIDTAEFRKRMLTAILKNTSYKPSAFAALVSPDTYARLNENMYKFPGFVLQERPVRSYPYSAAGNVLGYIGEVDTSYLRRHKEEGYEMGDYAGLTGLESKYEPVLMGERGVKRYIRDNKNRIQGSYENGMYDTAAVAGRNLYTSMDVELQQLAEKLLGNKIGSAVAIDPKTGGILAMATSPSYNPNLLTGSERRKNFSQLFLDTSRPLLNRAIKGQYPPGSTFKPMGALVALDEGLITPSYGYGCGGAYYACGRPVKCEHHDAGHAASLRLALAHSCNSYFSQVFRMAIDNPAYKSPQEGYLKWKEYMNAFGMGVRLDVDLPSEDKGNIPDTSRYNKDFGGTRWNSCNILTLGIGQDRMLATPLQLANVMCFIANKGYYYTPHFVDSIENETVADSVFVGKYRRKHQVTHISDEDFEAVQLAMLDVTVSGTAMIARIDGIDICAKTGTAQNPHGKNHSLFVAFAPKENPRIAIAIVVENAGFGATWAAPIGSLMMEKYLNDTISAKRLPEVERISKADLIPVAIKQWYAKQDSIKLAKLAKQIDADKAPVFENTNDNRKHTFDPEADPNGKDSDTTDTIKKTGPAVKPEEKQLKKPIKGNG, from the coding sequence ATGCCGGTATATAATCAGTCGAGGAGCAGGGTAATTCAATTAATTTTCATTGCTATTTTTCTTGTAATTATAGGTCAGTTGCTACACCTGCAACTATTTTCTACTGACCTGAAAATACAGGCGGAAAATAATGCTATTTTCAGGAAAGTGGTTTATCCTGACAGGGGTATAATTTACGATCGTAAAAAACGTGCGGTACTCGAGAACACCATCATGTATGATCTTGTTGTTACGCCTAACCAAATAAAAGGTACCGATACTGCTGCATTGTGTAAAATTCTTTCAATTGATACTGCGGAGTTTAGAAAAAGAATGCTTACTGCCATTCTGAAAAATACGTCTTATAAACCCAGTGCTTTTGCAGCTTTGGTGAGCCCTGATACTTATGCAAGGTTGAATGAGAACATGTATAAATTTCCGGGTTTTGTTTTACAGGAAAGGCCTGTGCGATCTTACCCATACAGTGCAGCAGGTAATGTACTTGGATATATTGGTGAAGTTGATACCAGTTATTTGCGCAGGCATAAAGAAGAAGGTTATGAAATGGGTGATTATGCTGGTTTAACAGGTCTTGAAAGCAAATATGAACCCGTACTTATGGGTGAACGTGGCGTAAAGCGTTATATACGCGACAATAAAAACCGGATACAGGGCTCTTATGAAAACGGCATGTACGATACTGCTGCTGTAGCGGGGAGAAATCTTTATACCAGCATGGATGTAGAACTGCAACAGCTTGCAGAAAAATTATTGGGCAACAAAATAGGCAGTGCTGTTGCTATTGATCCTAAAACAGGAGGAATATTAGCAATGGCAACAAGCCCAAGTTATAATCCTAATCTGCTTACAGGTTCAGAACGAAGAAAAAATTTCAGCCAATTATTTTTAGATACATCAAGGCCATTATTGAACCGTGCTATAAAAGGGCAGTATCCTCCAGGCTCTACTTTTAAACCAATGGGTGCATTGGTTGCATTGGATGAAGGATTGATAACACCTTCTTATGGCTATGGTTGCGGTGGCGCCTATTATGCATGTGGCCGCCCTGTAAAATGCGAGCATCATGATGCAGGCCATGCTGCTTCTTTAAGACTAGCATTGGCACACTCCTGTAACTCGTATTTCTCCCAGGTATTTAGAATGGCTATTGATAATCCTGCATATAAAAGTCCGCAGGAAGGTTATTTAAAATGGAAAGAATATATGAATGCTTTTGGAATGGGTGTAAGGCTGGATGTCGATCTGCCGAGTGAAGACAAAGGAAATATTCCCGATACATCAAGATACAATAAAGATTTTGGTGGAACACGCTGGAACAGTTGCAATATATTAACGCTGGGCATAGGCCAGGACAGAATGCTGGCAACACCTTTACAACTTGCAAACGTCATGTGTTTTATCGCTAATAAAGGATATTATTACACACCACATTTTGTTGACAGTATAGAAAATGAAACAGTTGCAGATTCTGTATTTGTAGGTAAATACAGGCGCAAACACCAGGTAACACATATATCAGATGAAGACTTCGAAGCTGTTCAGCTTGCTATGCTTGATGTAACAGTATCAGGTACTGCCATGATAGCCCGAATTGATGGTATAGATATTTGCGCAAAAACCGGTACCGCACAAAATCCTCATGGAAAGAACCACTCACTTTTTGTGGCTTTCGCACCAAAAGAAAATCCAAGAATTGCTATTGCAATAGTTGTTGAAAATGCCGGCTTCGGTGCTACATGGGCAGCACCTATCGGGTCTCTCATGATGGAAAAATATCTAAACGATACTATTTCTGCAAAACGGTTACCGGAAGTAGAACGCATTTCAAAAGCAGATCTTATACCTGTTGCGATTAAACAGTGGTACGCAAAACAGGATTCTATAAAACTTGCCAAACTGGCTAAACAGATTGACGCAGATAAAGCTCCTGTTTTTGAAAATACCAACGACAACCGTAAGCACACATTCGATCCGGAAGCAGATCCAAATGGCAAGGATTCTGACACTACAGATACGATCAAAAAAACAGGCCCTGCTGTTAAACCTGAAGAAAAACAATTAAAGAAACCAATAAAAGGTAATGGCTAA
- a CDS encoding NAD kinase has translation MKVAIYSRGLDHDLKAQLIILLNALQKHDINILLLDSLAAYNLEVDAKGITLFSHSNELDKTVDCLISLGGDGTILDAVTLVRDKNIPILGVNFGRLGFLAGIGKEELVVAVEALIAGTYVIDKRTLIHLDASIPLFGETPFALNEFAIHKRDTSPMIKVHTYLNGEFLNTYWSDGVIVATPTGSTGYNMSCNGPIVFPESSSFVITPVAPHNLNVRPIVVPDSNVISFEIEGRAEQIICAMDARREIVDKEIQLAVKKEKFSISLLRLNENNFLSTLRSKLTWGLDKRN, from the coding sequence ATGAAAGTAGCTATTTACAGCCGTGGTTTAGACCATGACCTCAAAGCACAATTGATCATACTGTTAAACGCATTACAAAAACACGATATCAATATTTTATTGTTAGATTCACTTGCAGCCTATAATCTTGAGGTAGATGCCAAGGGCATTACGCTTTTTTCTCACTCAAATGAATTAGACAAAACCGTTGATTGTCTCATAAGCCTCGGTGGTGATGGAACCATATTAGATGCGGTAACATTAGTACGAGATAAAAACATTCCCATACTGGGCGTTAATTTTGGAAGACTTGGTTTTCTTGCAGGCATTGGTAAAGAAGAACTGGTAGTAGCTGTAGAAGCGCTTATAGCCGGTACTTATGTAATTGATAAACGTACACTCATACATTTAGATGCAAGCATTCCTTTGTTTGGTGAAACCCCTTTTGCATTAAATGAATTCGCCATTCATAAAAGAGATACTTCTCCTATGATAAAAGTACATACTTATCTCAATGGAGAATTTCTTAATACTTATTGGAGCGACGGTGTAATTGTAGCTACACCAACTGGTTCTACGGGCTATAATATGAGTTGCAACGGACCAATTGTCTTCCCCGAATCTTCAAGTTTTGTAATAACTCCGGTGGCGCCACACAACTTAAACGTAAGACCAATTGTTGTGCCCGATAGCAATGTTATTTCTTTTGAAATAGAAGGCAGGGCAGAACAAATAATATGTGCTATGGACGCAAGACGTGAGATTGTAGATAAAGAAATTCAGCTGGCAGTAAAAAAAGAAAAATTTTCTATAAGCCTTTTACGGCTCAATGAAAATAATTTCCTTTCTACACTTCGCAGTAAACTTACATGGGGACTTGATAAAAGAAATTAA
- a CDS encoding POTRA domain-containing protein, producing the protein MFASAQAYQPVQQDTTGISALLNSITKSENDTSLVLIADVSVHGNKKTKPYIVDREIPFKQGQYIRYNELKQLLTLAQQQVTNTALFTTVAAYIYKRQNDLVFINIDVKERWYLFPLPYFKLVDRNFNQWWVEQKASLNRTNYGIKFMQNNVSGRNDKLAINLISGYSNQVQAKYEQPFADNSLKRGFSVAFNFSRQRELNFRTDQSKQAFYKQDKFVMQGIRAEVAYLYRPAIKTRHSLKLAYVNNRINDTIIQLNPNYYPGSKSLISYPELSYTVQYFNADYNAYPTKGFIADASIIRKGFFNSAMNLTQLQYHTNYTVPVTKKMQLYLQSSGIIKFPFDQPFVNQQLFGYGDAYLRGLEYYVTDGVAGIMSRVTFRREIFSTTLRTPPETKKTISIPLRFFIKAGEDLGYTYSKTPGNSLLSNKFLYTECFGVDVVIPSYDIVLKFEYSFNQLGGNGLFFHVRTDF; encoded by the coding sequence ATGTTTGCATCTGCGCAGGCTTACCAACCGGTTCAACAGGATACCACCGGAATCAGCGCGTTATTAAACAGCATTACAAAAAGTGAAAATGATACTTCGCTTGTACTTATTGCTGATGTATCTGTACATGGCAACAAGAAAACTAAACCTTACATAGTTGATAGGGAAATACCTTTTAAACAAGGACAATACATAAGATATAACGAGCTGAAACAACTCCTTACTCTTGCACAGCAACAGGTTACTAATACCGCTCTTTTTACAACAGTTGCGGCATACATATACAAGAGGCAAAACGATCTGGTTTTTATAAACATTGATGTTAAGGAACGCTGGTACCTCTTTCCTCTACCCTATTTTAAACTAGTCGACCGCAATTTTAACCAATGGTGGGTAGAGCAGAAGGCCAGTCTCAATCGAACCAACTATGGCATAAAGTTTATGCAGAATAATGTTAGTGGCCGTAATGATAAACTAGCCATTAATCTTATTTCAGGATACAGCAATCAGGTGCAGGCCAAATATGAGCAACCTTTTGCCGATAATTCGCTAAAAAGAGGCTTTAGTGTTGCTTTCAATTTTTCGCGTCAGCGCGAACTTAATTTTCGCACTGACCAAAGCAAACAGGCCTTTTATAAGCAGGATAAATTTGTAATGCAGGGCATCCGGGCAGAAGTTGCCTATCTCTACAGACCTGCCATAAAAACAAGGCATTCACTTAAACTCGCTTATGTAAATAATCGGATAAACGATACAATAATCCAATTAAATCCCAATTATTATCCGGGTAGCAAAAGTTTAATTTCTTATCCTGAGCTTTCTTACACGGTGCAATATTTTAATGCAGATTATAATGCTTACCCTACAAAAGGTTTTATTGCAGATGCGTCTATCATAAGGAAGGGCTTTTTTAATTCAGCTATGAATCTGACACAGTTACAGTATCACACTAATTACACCGTACCTGTCACAAAAAAAATGCAGTTATACCTGCAAAGCTCCGGCATCATAAAATTCCCATTTGACCAGCCTTTCGTTAACCAGCAACTATTTGGATATGGAGATGCTTACCTTCGCGGTCTTGAATATTATGTAACAGATGGCGTGGCTGGCATTATGAGCAGGGTTACTTTTCGCAGAGAAATATTTTCAACAACACTTAGAACTCCTCCCGAGACAAAAAAAACCATTTCAATACCCTTACGATTTTTTATAAAAGCAGGAGAAGATCTGGGGTATACCTACAGTAAAACACCGGGCAACAGCCTGCTCAGCAATAAGTTTTTATATACAGAATGCTTTGGTGTCGATGTGGTGATCCCGTCTTATGATATTGTACTAAAATTCGAATACAGCTTTAACCAGTTAGGTGGTAATGGTCTTTTTTTCCATGTGCGCACAGATTTCTAA
- a CDS encoding CBS domain-containing protein — protein MLVSQIIESGFPLLTLTDKVVFALQLMDDYDILHLPVISAEEKFVGIVSKDDLLDANEADTLSSIQTHFIVASVFPEEHFLAALKIAGRFDVSIIPVISRSGEITGCIRRKTLIQVLASFLNVEEPGAMVVLEMDKRNFSFGEISRLIETNNAFITQLNTYTENTTGFFIVTIKINRIEISDIIATLQRYDYVVRYYFGEEEYENELKENYDLLMTYLKI, from the coding sequence ATGCTGGTATCACAAATTATAGAATCGGGATTTCCTTTACTTACGTTAACAGATAAAGTTGTCTTTGCCTTACAGTTAATGGATGACTATGACATTCTTCATCTTCCCGTAATATCTGCCGAAGAAAAATTTGTCGGCATCGTAAGTAAAGATGACCTGCTTGATGCAAACGAAGCCGACACACTAAGCAGTATACAAACCCATTTTATTGTAGCATCTGTGTTCCCTGAAGAGCACTTTCTCGCAGCACTGAAAATTGCGGGCCGATTTGATGTTTCCATCATACCTGTAATCAGTCGTAGTGGTGAAATTACGGGATGCATCAGAAGAAAGACACTTATACAGGTATTAGCGTCCTTTTTAAACGTTGAAGAACCTGGAGCAATGGTGGTGCTGGAAATGGATAAGCGCAATTTTTCCTTTGGAGAGATTTCAAGACTTATAGAAACAAATAATGCTTTTATTACACAATTAAATACCTACACAGAAAATACAACCGGTTTCTTTATCGTTACTATCAAGATCAACAGGATTGAAATATCCGATATCATTGCCACTCTGCAACGCTACGATTATGTTGTACGGTATTATTTTGGAGAAGAAGAATATGAAAATGAATTAAAGGAAAATTACGATCTGCTTATGACCTATCTTAAAATATAA
- a CDS encoding alpha/beta fold hydrolase, producing the protein MNYEVKQIDKFRFIEEGEGEPLVLLHGLFGALSNFMDLIEHFKKSYTVVVPILPLFDLDLFHTSVGGLQKHVHKFIELRGYNNIHLLGNSLGGHVALVHVLKHPERIKSLTLTGSSGLFENGMGDSYPKRGDYEYIKRKTELTFYDPATATRQLVDEVYEICNNRLKVIKIIALAKSAIRNNLGEELNQINQPTLLIWGNNDTITPPFVAKEFNNLIPNSELFFIDKCGHAPMMEVPGEFNKILEQFLTKLKHPAATIA; encoded by the coding sequence ATGAATTACGAGGTAAAACAAATTGATAAGTTCAGGTTCATTGAAGAGGGTGAAGGAGAACCACTGGTATTGCTGCATGGATTGTTTGGTGCGTTAAGCAATTTCATGGATCTGATAGAGCACTTCAAAAAATCATATACAGTAGTAGTGCCTATATTGCCTTTATTTGATTTAGATCTATTTCATACATCTGTAGGTGGTTTGCAAAAACACGTTCATAAATTCATTGAGCTACGTGGTTATAATAATATTCACCTGTTAGGCAATTCTTTAGGAGGGCACGTAGCCCTCGTGCACGTTCTAAAACACCCGGAAAGAATTAAGTCTCTTACGCTTACCGGCAGTTCAGGTCTTTTTGAAAACGGAATGGGAGACAGTTATCCAAAGCGCGGGGACTACGAATATATAAAACGCAAAACTGAACTTACATTTTACGATCCCGCAACAGCCACACGGCAACTGGTTGACGAAGTATACGAGATTTGCAATAACAGACTTAAAGTTATAAAGATTATTGCGCTGGCTAAAAGTGCCATTCGTAATAATCTTGGCGAAGAATTAAATCAGATTAACCAGCCAACATTACTTATATGGGGAAATAACGATACAATAACTCCACCATTTGTTGCTAAAGAGTTTAATAATCTTATTCCAAACAGTGAACTTTTTTTTATTGATAAATGTGGCCACGCCCCTATGATGGAAGTACCAGGAGAGTTCAATAAAATACTTGAACAGTTTCTTACTAAACTCAAACACCCTGCTGCAACAATTGCGTGA
- a CDS encoding murein L,D-transpeptidase catalytic domain family protein, giving the protein MKKLVIICAVCLCGFSSMAPADINSGDKKFASLLPSLSDEGAAVSQWIDFVYNSLQLDSLGLQKNVFFYACKGYEYLLSQQKLQKTSLLTICDYTQSSTHKRLYVIDMEKREVLYNTYVSHGKNSGNEFATSFSNKADSHKSSLGFMITGNTYIGRAGYSMCFDGIEKGINNNVKARSIVMHGSDYVNEERADEGSAMGRSYGCPAVPYNEHRKIIDAIKGGSCFFAYADDKLYASTSAILSARFNWPVTNSPQIPGKESITSDSNNHASQLITATL; this is encoded by the coding sequence ATGAAGAAACTGGTTATTATTTGTGCGGTTTGTTTATGTGGGTTCAGTTCTATGGCGCCAGCGGATATAAATTCCGGAGATAAAAAATTTGCATCACTTTTACCGTCTTTATCTGATGAAGGTGCGGCCGTTTCTCAATGGATAGATTTTGTTTACAACTCCCTTCAATTAGACTCATTAGGCCTCCAGAAGAATGTTTTTTTCTACGCCTGTAAAGGTTACGAATACCTTTTAAGTCAACAAAAACTACAGAAGACTTCTCTGCTTACAATATGTGATTACACGCAAAGCAGCACTCATAAAAGGCTTTATGTAATTGATATGGAAAAAAGAGAAGTGCTTTACAACACCTATGTATCGCATGGCAAAAATTCAGGTAATGAATTTGCAACAAGTTTTTCCAATAAGGCAGATTCTCATAAAAGCTCGCTTGGTTTTATGATAACTGGTAATACCTACATAGGCAGAGCTGGTTATAGTATGTGTTTTGACGGCATTGAAAAAGGCATCAACAATAATGTAAAAGCAAGGTCAATTGTAATGCATGGCAGCGATTATGTAAATGAAGAGAGGGCTGATGAAGGAAGTGCTATGGGCAGGAGTTATGGCTGCCCTGCGGTACCATATAATGAGCATAGAAAAATAATTGATGCTATAAAAGGCGGTAGTTGCTTTTTTGCATATGCTGACGACAAATTGTATGCGTCAACCTCAGCAATATTAAGTGCCAGATTTAACTGGCCTGTTACAAATTCACCACAGATTCCTGGTAAAGAAAGTATCACCAGTGATTCCAACAATCACGCAAGTCAACTTATAACTGCTACCTTATAA